A window of bacterium contains these coding sequences:
- the nagA gene encoding N-acetylglucosamine-6-phosphate deacetylase — protein sequence MIFLRNGEIYTPEEVIKGNILIEDGKIKEIGDLNPPMGAEVIDLGGKIVAPGFIDVHTHGLGGYDAMDGRSAIEEISALLPRYGVVGFLPTGVASSHQKLIDFLKDVREARRRGAKILGAHLESPYISMDKRGAQPPEAIRPVDMREIEELIEAGVKMVTIAPEVEGALKAIKRLKEAGVIVSLGHSNASWEEALKGINAGISKATHTFNAMPSLHHRNPGCVGLMLVDERIACEVIADFIHLHPIIVKLIIKAKGKDKVILITDSASYAGLPDGEYKWMDGRIVVKREGRIAFKDAPDVLAGSTLTLDQAVRNVASLGFPLKEVIQMASLNPAREAGLEGMGRIRVGGNADLVVLDSSLQVQITIINGEIIYKRLD from the coding sequence ATGATTTTTCTTAGAAATGGAGAGATTTACACTCCGGAAGAGGTTATAAAGGGAAATATATTGATTGAAGATGGGAAGATTAAGGAAATCGGCGATTTAAATCCACCAATGGGGGCGGAAGTGATTGATTTAGGTGGGAAGATAGTTGCACCGGGGTTTATTGATGTTCATACTCACGGTTTGGGTGGGTATGATGCGATGGATGGGAGGTCAGCGATTGAGGAGATATCCGCTCTCTTGCCTCGCTATGGTGTGGTTGGTTTTCTTCCCACTGGTGTTGCCAGTTCACATCAGAAGCTGATTGATTTTTTGAAGGATGTGAGGGAAGCAAGGCGAAGGGGAGCAAAGATATTGGGGGCGCACTTGGAAAGCCCTTATATAAGTATGGATAAGCGGGGAGCCCAGCCACCCGAAGCAATCCGTCCTGTTGATATGAGGGAAATTGAAGAACTGATTGAGGCGGGAGTGAAGATGGTGACGATTGCTCCCGAGGTGGAGGGCGCCTTAAAAGCTATAAAAAGATTGAAAGAAGCGGGTGTTATAGTTTCATTGGGGCATAGCAATGCGAGCTGGGAAGAAGCTTTGAAAGGGATAAACGCAGGAATAAGCAAGGCTACTCATACCTTCAACGCTATGCCGTCCCTTCACCATCGCAATCCTGGGTGTGTGGGATTGATGCTTGTTGATGAGAGGATTGCTTGCGAGGTCATAGCGGATTTCATTCATCTTCATCCAATCATAGTAAAGCTTATCATCAAGGCTAAGGGAAAGGATAAAGTGATACTCATCACGGATTCCGCCTCTTATGCTGGTTTGCCGGATGGGGAATATAAGTGGATGGATGGGAGGATAGTGGTAAAGAGGGAAGGGAGAATTGCCTTTAAGGATGCCCCGGATGTGCTTGCGGGAAGCACTTTGACCCTTGACCAAGCAGTTAGAAATGTCGCTTCCCTCGGTTTTCCCTTAAAAGAGGTTATTCAAATGGCGAGCCTAAATCCAGCGAGGGAAGCAGGTTTGGAGGGGATGGGGAGAATAAGGGTTGGCGGAAACGCCGATTTGGTCGTATTAGATAGTTCTCTTCAAGTTCAAATCACGATAATAAATGGTGAAATTATTTATAAAAGACTTGACTAA
- the pduL gene encoding phosphate propanoyltransferase: protein MLTEEQLAKIIAEKVAEELLTFRRCEECVRNRDIRRIPDNFIPIGVSARHMHISQEDLEALFGKGYQLRKERDLYQPGEFASSEVVQVVGPRGVLRVRILGPVRKQTQVELSRTDCITIGIDAPYKYPGDLKGAAPITIVGPKGAIYKEAAIIQARHIHTPPEAAQRLGIKDGELVSVKVAGERGVIFTNVLVRVSERYLLQMHLDTDDANAAGVNCNNLAELVRL, encoded by the coding sequence ATGCTGACTGAGGAACAATTGGCGAAAATTATAGCGGAGAAAGTTGCCGAGGAGCTCCTCACTTTTAGACGCTGTGAGGAGTGTGTTCGCAATAGGGATATCAGGAGGATTCCAGATAACTTCATTCCCATAGGGGTTTCCGCGCGTCATATGCATATCTCCCAGGAAGACCTTGAAGCCCTTTTTGGGAAAGGTTATCAATTAAGAAAAGAGAGGGATTTGTATCAGCCGGGAGAGTTCGCTTCATCTGAAGTTGTTCAAGTAGTCGGTCCAAGAGGAGTTCTTAGGGTAAGAATCCTCGGACCTGTGCGGAAACAAACCCAAGTGGAACTTTCCCGCACCGATTGCATAACCATAGGCATAGATGCGCCCTATAAATATCCAGGCGATTTAAAAGGAGCTGCCCCAATAACGATAGTCGGTCCCAAAGGGGCAATCTACAAGGAAGCGGCGATAATTCAAGCTCGCCACATTCATACCCCACCCGAAGCAGCTCAGCGATTGGGTATAAAGGATGGCGAGCTCGTGAGCGTTAAAGTCGCTGGGGAGAGAGGCGTGATATTCACGAATGTTTTGGTGAGAGTGTCTGAGAGATACCTACTTCAAATGCATTTAGATACGGATGACGCTAACGCCGCGGGGGTAAACTGCAATAATTTGGCTGAATTAGTGAGGCTTTAG
- a CDS encoding aspartate dehydrogenase gives MIRVGIVGCGTIGSEIAVAIDEGRVNCVLVALWDKEREKAEVLQNRLKNQSPRIAPPLSWVDEVDLIVESASQEAVGELLPLVIEKGKDILVMSVGGLIGREELINRAKEKNCHIFIPSGALAGLDAVQSANIGEIKSATLTTIKPPKALSGAPYIAQKGIDLFSFNEPTIIYEGNAREAIKFFPANVNVAAALSLAGIGVDKTKVRIVVDPRAKTNIHKIEVEGDFGKITTQTENNPSPSNPRTSYLAVLSAIALLKKLTLPLRIG, from the coding sequence GTGATTAGGGTAGGCATAGTTGGCTGCGGGACTATAGGAAGTGAGATTGCTGTAGCGATAGATGAGGGGAGGGTGAATTGTGTCCTTGTCGCTTTATGGGATAAGGAGAGGGAGAAAGCCGAGGTTCTTCAAAATCGCCTAAAAAATCAATCCCCGAGAATTGCTCCACCTCTGTCCTGGGTGGATGAGGTGGATTTAATAGTGGAATCGGCTTCCCAAGAAGCAGTAGGCGAGTTATTACCTCTTGTCATTGAAAAGGGAAAGGATATTTTAGTGATGAGCGTGGGCGGATTGATAGGGAGGGAGGAATTGATAAACAGAGCGAAGGAGAAAAATTGTCACATCTTCATTCCCTCAGGTGCCCTCGCTGGCTTGGACGCCGTTCAATCCGCAAATATAGGGGAGATAAAGAGCGCTACTCTCACAACCATCAAGCCACCAAAGGCTTTATCAGGCGCTCCTTATATAGCCCAGAAAGGCATTGACCTTTTCTCCTTCAATGAACCAACTATCATATACGAGGGAAATGCCAGAGAAGCTATAAAGTTCTTCCCAGCAAATGTCAATGTAGCAGCTGCTTTATCCCTGGCGGGAATAGGCGTTGATAAAACAAAGGTAAGAATCGTAGTTGACCCAAGGGCAAAGACGAATATCCATAAAATAGAAGTAGAAGGCGATTTCGGGAAAATAACCACTCAGACGGAAAATAATCCTTCCCCCTCCAACCCTCGCACAAGCTACCTTGCCGTTCTCTCCGCTATTGCCCTCCTTAAAAAATTAACTTTACCACTGAGAATCGGGTGA
- a CDS encoding aspartate kinase, producing the protein MRIIVQKFGGTSLADQSGRVQAAKKVVEAIHKGFSPVMVVSAMGRKPQPYATDTLLSLLEDIAKEVDVEPREKDLIMACGEIISTAVMAQLLKTLGIKAIALTGAQAGIITTPDYGNARIVRIDTEYLLYLLSEGYVPVVAGFQGMAEAVSPQVHGDITTLGRGGSDTTATALGAALKAERVEIYTDVDGVMTADPNLVSDARVLPRLSYEEVSEMAHQGAKVVHPRAIEIAMEYGVDVWVKNNYSDHPGSLITSQESLSPEEKERITAITNLGSIAYLHISVQEEDKPYVEVEIYKMLGKLRVNAYLTSMSNDRITFAVTRQNLWRVRRLLDSVVVPVFKRGKPRLYLFDTGSDRMSFLIQREELMKLHGSAEVEVIPVEIMENTSLVSVIFSQPTLLQKVMVRLLSVLNKEGISFIQIADSRLSASVLLNDSDAPRAVRALHKEFALS; encoded by the coding sequence ATGAGGATAATAGTTCAGAAGTTCGGTGGAACTTCTCTTGCTGACCAAAGCGGGCGAGTACAAGCCGCGAAAAAGGTCGTTGAGGCAATTCATAAAGGTTTTTCACCTGTTATGGTAGTTTCCGCTATGGGAAGGAAACCCCAGCCTTATGCCACGGATACCCTCCTTTCCCTCCTTGAGGATATCGCTAAAGAGGTTGATGTTGAGCCAAGGGAAAAAGACCTCATAATGGCATGTGGGGAGATAATCTCCACCGCCGTTATGGCGCAATTGCTCAAGACATTGGGGATTAAGGCTATCGCCCTAACAGGGGCTCAGGCGGGGATAATAACCACTCCCGATTATGGAAATGCTCGTATTGTGCGTATAGATACGGAATATTTGCTTTACCTTTTAAGTGAAGGTTATGTTCCCGTCGTGGCGGGATTTCAGGGGATGGCTGAGGCTGTATCGCCACAAGTGCACGGTGATATAACGACTCTGGGGAGGGGAGGGTCCGATACGACTGCAACAGCGCTGGGCGCCGCCCTGAAAGCGGAGAGAGTTGAAATTTACACGGATGTAGACGGGGTTATGACAGCTGACCCTAATCTCGTCAGCGATGCAAGGGTTCTTCCCCGCCTCTCTTATGAAGAAGTAAGCGAGATGGCACACCAGGGGGCTAAGGTTGTCCACCCAAGAGCTATAGAAATCGCAATGGAATATGGCGTGGATGTTTGGGTTAAAAATAATTACAGCGACCACCCAGGCTCCCTAATCACTTCCCAGGAGTCGCTTTCTCCGGAGGAAAAGGAAAGGATAACAGCGATAACAAATCTCGGTTCAATCGCCTATCTCCATATAAGTGTTCAAGAGGAGGACAAACCATATGTGGAAGTGGAAATCTATAAGATGCTGGGCAAATTGCGAGTGAACGCTTACCTGACCTCTATGAGCAACGATAGAATAACTTTCGCTGTTACACGCCAAAATTTATGGAGAGTAAGACGCCTTCTTGACAGTGTAGTCGTGCCTGTCTTTAAAAGGGGAAAGCCGAGACTTTATTTATTTGATACCGGCTCCGATAGGATGTCCTTCCTGATCCAAAGAGAGGAGCTCATGAAATTACACGGCTCCGCTGAGGTGGAGGTTATACCCGTGGAGATAATGGAGAACACCTCCTTGGTTTCGGTCATCTTCTCTCAGCCTACTCTTCTTCAAAAAGTAATGGTCAGACTCCTCTCCGTGCTTAATAAAGAAGGGATATCCTTCATTCAGATAGCTGATTCCCGTCTCTCTGCCTCTGTGCTCTTGAATGATAGCGATGCTCCCCGTGCAGTTAGAGCCCTTCATAAGGAATTCGCCCTTTCTTAA
- a CDS encoding DDE-type integrase/transposase/recombinase — protein MNDIVMSMPISVKRIHVDNGSEFINAHMYKFCPSKGIEFRRSRPYHKNDAPYVESKNWFLVRQYTGWRRYDREEEFVILSELLRLLALRHNLFHPTMKLIGKIREGGKVKKLYDVNTPYGRVCSLQNIPEEEKEKLRALREEINPFELSMKIEELVKKLDKVYQNKVRRYNNEFNYEERRLVCYFDIRVAIVAYKRTFSLNSL, from the coding sequence ATGAATGATATAGTAATGAGCATGCCGATATCTGTGAAGAGGATACATGTAGATAACGGTTCGGAGTTTATAAACGCCCATATGTATAAATTCTGCCCAAGTAAGGGTATAGAGTTTAGGCGGTCTCGCCCCTATCACAAGAACGATGCCCCTTATGTGGAGAGCAAGAACTGGTTTCTTGTCAGACAGTATACCGGTTGGCGAAGATATGATAGGGAGGAAGAGTTTGTAATACTTTCCGAGCTTTTAAGGCTTTTAGCATTGAGACACAATCTTTTCCATCCGACGATGAAGCTCATAGGTAAGATTAGGGAAGGCGGCAAAGTGAAAAAGCTATACGATGTAAACACGCCCTATGGGAGGGTATGTTCTCTTCAAAATATACCGGAGGAAGAGAAGGAAAAGCTAAGGGCACTGCGGGAAGAGATAAACCCATTTGAACTTTCAATGAAAATAGAAGAGTTAGTAAAAAAGCTTGACAAAGTATACCAAAATAAGGTAAGGAGGTATAACAATGAATTTAATTATGAAGAAAGACGATTGGTGTGTTATTTTGACATAAGGGTGGCAATTGTAGCTTATAAAAGAACATTTAGTTTAAACTCGCTATAA
- a CDS encoding G5 domain-containing protein, translating to MFFIAIYGLSREVERIIAVEEIPPPIQLKPDRNLREGIRITLKEGKPGLKKVRYEIIRVRGKEEKRVIEEKVIRPPIPTVVLQGTGRHLTSRGGVNRVRKVLKMVATAYCAGRGGVDRVTATGVRAEYGIAAVDSRVIKLGTLLYVEGYGLALAADRGRAIKGNRIDLFMESYAEAKRWGKRVVTVYILE from the coding sequence ATGTTTTTTATTGCCATTTATGGGCTGAGCAGGGAGGTGGAAAGAATAATCGCTGTGGAAGAGATTCCTCCGCCCATCCAACTGAAGCCGGATAGAAACTTAAGGGAGGGAATAAGAATCACACTTAAAGAGGGAAAACCGGGATTAAAGAAGGTCCGTTATGAGATTATAAGGGTGCGCGGGAAAGAGGAAAAAAGGGTTATTGAAGAGAAAGTAATTCGTCCACCCATCCCCACGGTAGTTCTTCAGGGAACAGGTCGGCATTTGACTTCTCGTGGCGGTGTAAATAGGGTAAGGAAGGTATTGAAGATGGTCGCTACCGCTTATTGTGCTGGGCGTGGAGGAGTCGACAGGGTAACGGCTACAGGAGTGAGGGCTGAATACGGTATAGCTGCGGTTGATAGTAGAGTCATCAAATTGGGAACTCTTCTTTATGTTGAAGGGTATGGCTTGGCTTTAGCAGCAGATAGAGGTAGGGCGATAAAGGGCAACAGAATAGACCTCTTTATGGAATCCTACGCGGAAGCTAAAAGGTGGGGGAAAAGGGTAGTTACCGTTTATATTCTGGAATAA
- the rsmA gene encoding ribosomal RNA small subunit methyltransferase A, producing MGEKGSYRLYSGIRGDIVIKLLKEEGIALSKEEGQHFLLNNFILSKICDVAELGKDDDVLEIGAGIGNLTSIIAARARNVLAVEIDQRFLPLLKRNLSRFSNITLLIADFLKLGEEEIKRHLSTPFKVVSNIPFSITAPILQRIVDLRGNLSLAVITVQKEVADKLLPPPNRYATPLSLYVTYHFKIQRKFIIPKKAFFPPPEVDARVIKLIPQPPPIEIPNEEEFFEFLRNIFRYKRKNIRNALKFSGYSIKECPLSLDRRLESLSWEELRCLFLSKES from the coding sequence GTGGGGGAAAAGGGTAGTTACCGTTTATATTCTGGAATAAGAGGAGATATAGTTATAAAGCTTCTTAAAGAAGAAGGGATAGCCCTCTCAAAGGAAGAAGGGCAGCATTTCCTCCTTAACAATTTCATTCTCTCTAAAATATGTGATGTGGCAGAATTGGGAAAGGATGACGATGTTCTGGAAATAGGAGCTGGCATTGGCAATCTCACCAGCATCATAGCTGCGAGGGCAAGAAATGTGCTCGCTGTGGAAATAGACCAAAGATTTCTGCCTTTGCTGAAAAGAAATTTATCCAGGTTTTCTAATATAACCCTGCTTATCGCTGATTTCCTGAAGCTTGGCGAAGAAGAAATAAAAAGGCATTTATCAACGCCTTTTAAGGTAGTCTCTAACATTCCATTTTCCATCACTGCCCCAATACTTCAGAGAATCGTGGATTTAAGAGGAAATCTTTCGCTTGCTGTTATAACTGTACAAAAAGAAGTCGCAGATAAACTCCTTCCCCCACCCAACCGCTATGCTACTCCCTTATCTTTATATGTCACTTATCATTTCAAAATCCAGCGTAAATTCATCATCCCCAAAAAGGCTTTTTTCCCGCCTCCCGAAGTTGATGCGAGGGTTATAAAACTCATCCCTCAACCTCCGCCCATTGAGATTCCAAACGAGGAGGAATTCTTTGAATTCCTGAGAAATATTTTTAGATACAAAAGAAAAAATATTCGCAACGCCTTGAAGTTTTCTGGATATTCCATTAAAGAATGTCCTCTATCCCTTGATAGGCGCCTTGAAAGCCTCTCCTGGGAGGAATTGAGATGTCTGTTTCTTTCCAAAGAGAGTTAA
- the ispE gene encoding 4-(cytidine 5'-diphospho)-2-C-methyl-D-erythritol kinase, with protein MSVSFQRELTLKVGAKLNLYLAVVGRRGNYHLLETVFQSIDLYDKITIRVEGEGIKLKCVGIEAGEDNLAYRSALAFKEAFGIKEGISIELEKGIPVARGLGGGSADAGGVLLALSKLFSIPRENLLPIASSLGADVSFFLYGGCAIGRGIGDIIEPLPFMPRFRFLLIIPPFPISTSLAYSRLEPPFEPSNLDKFIEALEKSDIIEVEKFMRNDLEKAVFPLFPELKEVKEELRERGYPTLMTGSGSALFSFLQGEPPTFQREGWQTIVVNPTPKAVVWS; from the coding sequence ATGTCTGTTTCTTTCCAAAGAGAGTTAACCCTGAAGGTAGGCGCCAAGCTCAACCTTTACCTCGCGGTTGTGGGCAGGAGGGGAAATTATCACCTTTTGGAGACGGTTTTCCAAAGCATAGACCTCTATGATAAAATAACCATCAGGGTTGAGGGTGAAGGGATAAAATTGAAATGCGTTGGCATAGAAGCAGGGGAAGATAATTTAGCTTATCGTTCTGCTTTGGCTTTTAAAGAAGCGTTTGGTATAAAGGAGGGAATTTCCATAGAGCTAGAGAAGGGAATCCCTGTAGCAAGGGGATTAGGAGGTGGAAGCGCTGATGCTGGTGGCGTCCTTTTGGCTCTCTCCAAGCTGTTCTCTATTCCCCGGGAGAATCTCCTCCCGATTGCCTCCTCCTTAGGTGCCGATGTCTCCTTTTTCCTTTATGGTGGTTGTGCAATCGGCAGAGGTATAGGGGATATAATAGAACCCTTGCCCTTTATGCCTCGTTTTCGCTTTCTCCTTATCATTCCTCCCTTCCCAATCTCAACCTCTCTCGCATATTCTCGCCTTGAACCACCTTTTGAACCCTCAAATTTGGATAAATTCATTGAAGCTCTTGAAAAATCTGATATAATAGAGGTAGAGAAATTTATGCGAAATGATTTAGAAAAAGCGGTTTTCCCATTATTTCCTGAGCTTAAAGAAGTAAAAGAGGAGCTTAGGGAAAGAGGATATCCTACTCTTATGACAGGGAGCGGTTCGGCACTTTTCTCCTTCCTTCAAGGAGAACCACCAACATTTCAAAGAGAAGGTTGGCAAACCATAGTGGTCAATCCAACTCCCAAAGCAGTTGTTTGGAGTTGA
- a CDS encoding NTP transferase domain-containing protein: protein MEAIVLAGGKEKRALMKLGNKPLLSYVLDALLASRYIDKIFVVGDDLPLPQSEKIVSLSEGRDFIDNLLRGMEQCKSEYVLVSSADLPFLTPSVIDKFIEKALPLKADFAYPTVSKEVFEKKAPEIDKTFVTLREGKFAGGNVVLLSREFVLKRRPVIEKAYEVRKSPLKIAFFLGFEFFLRFLLQQIGIPALPLYQVERLMSRALKGNIRSVLVDFPHLSADIDDEKDLKWAMERMKYTPPILE from the coding sequence ATGGAAGCGATAGTCTTAGCGGGAGGCAAAGAGAAAAGAGCGCTTATGAAATTGGGCAACAAACCCCTCTTGTCATATGTTTTAGATGCCCTTTTGGCTTCCCGCTATATTGATAAAATCTTCGTTGTGGGGGATGACCTTCCCCTTCCTCAAAGCGAAAAAATAGTTTCTCTTTCGGAGGGCAGGGATTTCATAGACAACCTTTTAAGAGGGATGGAGCAGTGTAAAAGTGAATATGTTCTTGTTTCCTCCGCTGACCTTCCATTCCTTACCCCCTCCGTGATTGACAAGTTCATTGAGAAAGCTCTACCGCTGAAGGCAGACTTCGCCTATCCCACTGTGAGCAAGGAGGTCTTTGAGAAAAAAGCACCTGAGATAGACAAAACATTCGTAACTTTGAGGGAGGGGAAATTTGCGGGAGGAAATGTCGTGCTTTTGAGCAGGGAATTCGTATTAAAAAGAAGGCCAGTGATAGAAAAGGCTTATGAGGTTCGCAAGAGCCCTTTGAAGATTGCTTTCTTTTTAGGATTTGAGTTCTTCCTTCGTTTTCTTCTTCAGCAAATCGGCATTCCCGCCCTCCCCTTATATCAAGTTGAGAGATTAATGAGCAGAGCTTTGAAGGGGAATATCCGTTCAGTTCTCGTTGATTTTCCCCATTTATCAGCCGATATAGACGATGAGAAGGACCTGAAATGGGCGATGGAAAGAATGAAATATACTCCCCCTATTCTAGAATGA
- a CDS encoding threonylcarbamoyl-AMP synthase: MLILKISPKRIARKKIEIASKLLREGKLVAFPTETVYGLGASAFNREAIERVYEIKGRGKEKALTVHIANKEDVNLFAKEIPPIGERLISLFWPGPLTIILPKKKEVPKEISPTDKVGLRMPSHPISLYLLEGSGPAVAPSANLSGYPSPTTAQMVIEQLEDKIDCLIDGGKTPLGIESTVIDVTDKPVILREGMITKEEIERAIDEEVEIREVRKAFVFPARVIVVEGEEPEKIAGVIKKTIKTTDGAGVIATKEVCSLLPKGIKKESWGSREDVMGIARRFFSVLDKMKTYNLLIVENPPAEGIGKVLRNKLLHFAEEVVKIC, encoded by the coding sequence ATGCTAATCTTGAAAATTAGTCCAAAGAGAATAGCGAGAAAAAAGATAGAGATAGCGAGCAAATTGTTAAGGGAGGGAAAGCTGGTGGCTTTCCCAACGGAAACAGTCTATGGTTTAGGCGCTTCAGCTTTTAATAGGGAAGCCATTGAGAGAGTTTACGAGATAAAGGGAAGGGGAAAGGAGAAAGCCTTGACAGTTCATATCGCCAATAAAGAGGATGTTAATTTGTTTGCTAAGGAGATTCCACCGATTGGTGAGAGGCTTATCTCTCTTTTTTGGCCTGGTCCGTTAACGATAATCCTCCCCAAGAAGAAGGAAGTGCCAAAGGAGATAAGTCCAACGGATAAGGTCGGGCTGAGGATGCCAAGCCATCCAATCTCCCTTTATCTATTGGAGGGAAGCGGACCAGCTGTTGCGCCCTCAGCGAATCTATCTGGCTATCCAAGCCCAACCACTGCGCAGATGGTTATTGAGCAGTTGGAGGATAAGATAGATTGCCTCATTGATGGCGGTAAAACACCTTTAGGAATAGAGTCAACGGTTATAGATGTTACCGATAAACCCGTTATACTGAGGGAGGGAATGATAACAAAAGAAGAGATAGAGAGAGCTATTGATGAAGAGGTGGAGATAAGGGAAGTGAGGAAAGCGTTTGTTTTTCCTGCAAGAGTTATAGTGGTTGAAGGAGAAGAGCCGGAGAAGATTGCCGGGGTGATAAAAAAGACAATCAAAACTACGGATGGGGCAGGTGTTATCGCTACGAAGGAGGTATGTAGTTTATTGCCGAAGGGGATAAAAAAGGAGAGTTGGGGTAGCAGGGAAGATGTTATGGGGATAGCCAGGAGGTTCTTTTCCGTTTTAGACAAAATGAAAACCTATAATCTTCTAATTGTGGAGAATCCTCCTGCTGAGGGAATAGGGAAAGTTTTGCGGAATAAACTTTTGCATTTTGCGGAGGAAGTCGTTAAAATTTGTTGA
- a CDS encoding cold shock domain-containing protein yields MPKGHVKWFNDKKGYGFITMENGEDIFVHYTAISGEGYRTLKQGDEVEFEVVQSKKGLQASKVVKIG; encoded by the coding sequence ATGCCAAAAGGTCATGTGAAGTGGTTCAATGACAAGAAAGGGTATGGCTTCATCACGATGGAGAATGGCGAAGACATCTTCGTCCATTACACAGCCATATCCGGTGAAGGCTATCGCACCCTGAAGCAGGGTGACGAAGTTGAGTTTGAAGTAGTCCAAAGCAAGAAGGGACTACAGGCTTCCAAGGTAGTAAAGATAGGCTAA
- the raiA gene encoding ribosome-associated translation inhibitor RaiA has protein sequence MQVIITGKNVEITDAIRNYINKKIGKLERFKQEIIKAEVVLEVQRNWRKVEVTLKGDGFLARGEKRANDMYASIDAVVNKLEKQLKRFKEKSQRKARGELPIPPSEPLVVRRKAVSLKPMSEQEAVEQMELLGHDFFLFINSADQKTSLVYKRKGGGYGLITIE, from the coding sequence ATGCAGGTGATTATCACCGGCAAAAACGTGGAAATCACTGACGCAATAAGGAATTATATCAATAAGAAAATAGGAAAGTTGGAAAGATTTAAGCAGGAGATAATAAAAGCCGAGGTCGTGCTTGAGGTTCAAAGAAATTGGAGGAAGGTGGAGGTAACCTTAAAAGGAGACGGGTTCTTGGCAAGGGGTGAGAAAAGAGCAAATGATATGTATGCTTCTATAGACGCTGTGGTTAATAAGCTGGAAAAACAGCTTAAAAGATTTAAGGAGAAATCGCAGAGAAAAGCTCGGGGAGAACTCCCAATTCCCCCATCTGAACCTCTCGTCGTTCGTCGCAAGGCAGTATCATTAAAGCCTATGAGCGAGCAAGAAGCAGTAGAACAGATGGAGCTTTTAGGACACGATTTCTTCCTTTTTATCAATTCCGCAGACCAGAAAACCTCCCTCGTCTATAAAAGAAAAGGAGGAGGTTACGGCTTAATTACAATAGAGTAA
- a CDS encoding ATP-dependent 6-phosphofructokinase: MRIGVLTGGGDCPGLNPAIRAVVYRALDYKDEVIGLRAGWAGLLNKDTVPLGLEDVEEIISQGGTILHTSRTNPLKKAEDLEKCISNFKELSLDALIAIGGDDTLSVANALYKKGIPTVGVPKTMDNDLSGTDVTFGFDTAVTVAMEALARLKDTARSHFRVMVFEVMGRHAGWVALYTAIGGGADYVLIPEVPLDMDALVEHIKKVRERGKPYAIIVASEGIELPKEEEEEVRVDAFGHKILRERQVASWLADQIEKRTGYETRWVQIGHIQRGGPPTLYDRILATRLGIKAVDMVHQGEFGKMAAIKGQEITSVSLEEAVGKTKTVPKELLEEFKTLFK; the protein is encoded by the coding sequence ATGCGTATAGGAGTGCTCACCGGCGGCGGTGATTGCCCCGGTTTAAATCCTGCTATTAGAGCGGTTGTCTATAGGGCGCTTGATTATAAAGATGAGGTGATTGGACTTCGTGCGGGGTGGGCGGGGCTTCTTAACAAAGACACTGTTCCCCTTGGTCTGGAGGATGTAGAGGAGATAATATCCCAAGGCGGGACCATCCTTCACACCTCTCGAACAAACCCCCTCAAAAAAGCGGAAGATTTGGAGAAATGCATAAGCAACTTCAAGGAGCTCTCCCTTGATGCCTTAATCGCCATCGGCGGGGATGACACGCTGAGCGTTGCGAACGCTCTTTACAAAAAAGGTATACCAACAGTTGGTGTTCCCAAAACAATGGATAACGACCTCTCGGGCACCGATGTTACCTTCGGTTTTGACACTGCTGTGACCGTTGCTATGGAAGCACTTGCTCGCCTAAAGGATACCGCTCGCTCCCATTTCAGAGTGATGGTCTTTGAGGTTATGGGAAGACACGCTGGCTGGGTAGCTCTTTATACTGCTATTGGAGGAGGCGCAGACTATGTCCTTATACCAGAGGTTCCCCTGGATATGGACGCTCTCGTTGAACATATAAAGAAGGTAAGAGAAAGAGGGAAACCTTATGCAATCATCGTTGCCTCCGAGGGAATAGAGCTCCCCAAGGAAGAAGAGGAGGAAGTGCGAGTTGATGCATTTGGACACAAAATACTAAGGGAGAGACAGGTAGCGAGTTGGCTTGCCGACCAAATAGAGAAAAGAACTGGTTATGAGACCCGCTGGGTGCAGATTGGACACATCCAGCGAGGTGGTCCTCCCACCCTTTATGATAGAATTCTCGCGACAAGGCTTGGCATAAAGGCTGTTGATATGGTGCATCAGGGAGAGTTCGGAAAGATGGCCGCGATAAAAGGACAGGAGATAACGAGCGTGAGCCTTGAGGAGGCTGTGGGAAAGACTAAAACCGTTCCGAAGGAGCTGTTAGAGGAATTCAAGACCTTGTTTAAATAA